A single region of the Sphingobium sp. EP60837 genome encodes:
- a CDS encoding OmpA family protein: MRISHRIMGAAGLAAMLATTACTTDPNTGQRQISKAAIGGIGGALGGYLLGDLVGGRRDRTEKILGAGIGAVAGAGIGAYMDAQERKLREETAGSGVDVIRDGDNLVLRMPSGITFTTDSAAVQTQFRPTLDDVSSVLAQYPKTYIDVYGHTDSDGSDAYNQTLSERRAQSVADYLTTHGVQSARIATRGFGETQPIASNESAEGKASNRRVEIKIAPVTENDVRA, encoded by the coding sequence ATGCGGATTTCTCATCGCATCATGGGCGCGGCAGGCTTGGCCGCGATGCTAGCGACGACGGCGTGCACGACCGACCCCAACACCGGGCAGCGGCAGATTTCGAAGGCGGCGATCGGCGGCATCGGCGGCGCGCTGGGCGGCTATCTGCTGGGCGACCTGGTCGGCGGGCGGCGCGACCGGACCGAGAAGATCCTCGGCGCGGGCATCGGCGCGGTCGCGGGCGCGGGCATCGGCGCCTATATGGACGCACAGGAACGCAAGCTGCGTGAGGAAACCGCTGGCAGCGGCGTTGATGTGATCCGCGACGGTGACAATCTGGTGCTTCGCATGCCGTCCGGCATCACCTTCACCACCGACAGCGCCGCCGTTCAAACGCAGTTCCGGCCGACGCTGGACGATGTGTCGTCTGTCCTGGCCCAATATCCCAAAACCTATATCGACGTGTACGGCCACACGGACAGCGACGGGTCCGACGCTTATAACCAGACCCTGTCGGAACGCCGCGCGCAGTCCGTGGCGGATTACCTTACCACCCACGGCGTCCAGTCGGCCCGCATCGCGACGCGCGGATTTGGCGAGACCCAGCCGATCGCCTCCAACGAAAGCGCCGAGGGCAAGGCAAGCAACCGCCGCGTCGAAATCAAGATCGCGCCGGTAACGGAGAATGACGTCCGGGCTTAA
- a CDS encoding hemolysin family protein, with protein sequence MATIPPHAPTPFPWADLVIILALVALNGVFAMSELAIVSARRPRLQAMEKAGRRGAQTALALASDPGKFLSTVQIGITLIGIVAGAYSGASLGGPVGERLQGLGLSPSGAANLGFALVIGLTTYASLIVGELVPKQFALRAPEPIAALVATPMLWLSRLTAPIVWVLDGSSALIFRLLRMTRESESHVTAEELHLIVAEASRSGVIEESERAIISGVVRLADRPVREVMTPRMDVDWIDISADDETIRARLLETPHTRLPVGRGTVEDIIGVVQARDIMTALFRGDRLNLEALMRRVEVVPDQVDAMDVLEVLRRADVPMVMVHDEYGHFEGIATPADLLSAIAGHFASDRDAHDEPDVVEREDGSLLVSGQMPVDLLADRIGIDLPEGRDYATVAGHALWLLKRLPEVGDFIDDQGWRFEIVDMDGRKIDKLLVAER encoded by the coding sequence ATGGCCACGATCCCCCCGCACGCTCCGACGCCCTTTCCTTGGGCAGATCTTGTCATCATCCTGGCGTTGGTGGCGCTGAACGGCGTCTTCGCCATGTCGGAACTGGCGATCGTCTCCGCCCGCCGCCCACGACTTCAGGCGATGGAGAAGGCGGGGCGGCGCGGGGCGCAGACCGCGCTGGCGCTCGCGAGCGATCCTGGCAAGTTCCTCTCGACCGTGCAGATCGGCATTACCCTTATCGGTATCGTCGCGGGTGCCTATTCGGGCGCGAGCCTGGGCGGGCCGGTGGGCGAACGGCTGCAGGGGCTGGGCCTGTCACCTAGCGGCGCGGCCAATCTCGGCTTTGCGCTGGTGATCGGCCTCACCACCTATGCTTCGTTGATCGTCGGGGAGTTGGTGCCCAAGCAATTCGCCCTACGCGCGCCCGAACCCATTGCGGCGCTGGTGGCGACGCCGATGCTGTGGCTGTCGAGGCTGACTGCGCCGATTGTCTGGGTGCTGGACGGATCGAGCGCGCTCATCTTCCGCCTGTTGCGGATGACACGCGAATCCGAGAGCCATGTGACGGCAGAGGAACTGCACCTGATCGTCGCCGAGGCGAGCCGATCGGGGGTGATCGAGGAGAGCGAGCGCGCGATCATCTCTGGCGTTGTCCGTCTCGCCGACCGGCCGGTACGCGAAGTGATGACCCCGCGCATGGACGTCGATTGGATCGACATCAGCGCCGACGACGAAACGATCCGCGCCCGATTGCTCGAAACGCCGCACACCAGACTGCCTGTGGGCCGCGGAACGGTTGAAGATATTATCGGCGTCGTCCAGGCGCGCGACATCATGACCGCGCTGTTCCGGGGAGATCGGCTCAACCTTGAAGCCCTGATGCGCCGGGTGGAGGTCGTCCCCGATCAGGTCGATGCGATGGATGTGCTGGAAGTGCTGCGCCGTGCCGATGTGCCCATGGTCATGGTTCATGACGAATATGGCCATTTCGAAGGCATCGCCACGCCCGCAGACCTGCTGTCCGCGATCGCGGGCCATTTCGCGTCGGATCGGGACGCCCATGATGAGCCCGATGTTGTCGAGCGCGAGGATGGCAGCTTGCTGGTGTCGGGGCAGATGCCGGTGGACCTGCTGGCGGACCGGATTGGGATCGACCTGCCGGAAGGGCGGGATTATGCGACCGTCGCCGGTCACGCTCTCTGGTTGCTCAAGCGATTGCCCGAGGTGGGCGATTTTATCGATGACCAGGGATGGCGGTTCGAGATCGTCGATATGGACGGGCGGAAGATCGACAAGCTGCTGGTGGCGGAGCGGTGA
- a CDS encoding YggT family protein, whose product MAYAFYQIIVILLDVLWWIIIIQAIMSWLIAFNVINTSSDVVRTVIVALDRMTAPIYNPIRRVMPDLGALDLSPMVVLLAILIIRQAILPPLFGLV is encoded by the coding sequence ATGGCCTACGCCTTCTATCAGATCATCGTCATCCTGCTCGATGTGCTGTGGTGGATCATCATCATCCAGGCGATCATGAGCTGGCTGATCGCCTTCAACGTCATCAACACCTCAAGCGATGTGGTCCGCACCGTCATAGTTGCGCTCGATCGCATGACGGCGCCAATCTACAATCCGATCCGGCGGGTGATGCCCGATCTGGGCGCGCTGGACCTGTCGCCCATGGTCGTGCTGCTGGCCATCCTGATCATCCGCCAGGCCATATTGCCGCCGCTCTTCGGGCTGGTGTGA
- a CDS encoding MarC family protein, with amino-acid sequence MIELFISAFVTLFVVIDPPGCAPIYASLTTGASHAQRRVMAIRAVGIAAVILLIFALWGKQLLGVLGIALDSFRIAGGIMLFIIAMDMVFEKRTQRREDRAHKIAETPEVEDVSVFPMAMPMIAGPGSIATVMLLMSQADGISERLVVMGAVVVTLALMLGSLLAAGPIMALLGSKIEAVITRLLGVLLAALAAQFVIDGLKASF; translated from the coding sequence ATGATCGAGCTGTTCATCTCCGCCTTCGTGACTCTGTTCGTCGTCATTGATCCGCCGGGCTGCGCGCCGATCTATGCCAGCCTGACGACCGGCGCGAGCCACGCGCAGCGGCGTGTCATGGCGATCCGCGCAGTGGGCATCGCGGCAGTGATCCTGCTGATCTTCGCGCTGTGGGGGAAGCAGCTGCTGGGCGTGCTCGGCATCGCGCTCGACAGTTTCCGCATTGCGGGCGGCATCATGCTGTTCATCATCGCGATGGACATGGTGTTCGAGAAGCGCACCCAGCGGCGCGAGGATCGGGCGCACAAGATCGCCGAGACGCCGGAAGTGGAGGATGTCTCGGTCTTTCCCATGGCGATGCCGATGATCGCGGGGCCAGGATCGATCGCGACGGTGATGCTGTTGATGTCGCAGGCCGATGGCATCAGCGAACGGTTGGTCGTGATGGGCGCGGTCGTGGTGACGCTGGCGCTGATGCTTGGGTCGCTGCTGGCGGCGGGGCCGATCATGGCGCTACTGGGCAGCAAGATCGAGGCGGTGATAACCCGGCTGCTCGGCGTGCTGCTGGCCGCGCTCGCGGCGCAGTTCGTGATCGATGGGTTGAAGGCGAGTTTTTAA
- a CDS encoding sterol desaturase family protein, translated as MAAALLLSALAMSAIVGVRYLLTSGGFALATHVRQPGLYAHLGDQVRREIGWSLASALIYGIPAGIIAWGWQAQGWTRIYTDVHAFPLWYLPVSVLLYLAAHDSWFYWTHRWMHRPRLFRIAHAVHHASRPPTAWAAMSFHPWEALTGALVIPALVLLIPIHVGALGAVLAIMTVMGVSNHMGWEMFPRWLVQGPAGRWLITASHHQRHHELYSCNYGLYFRVWDRLCGTDRGLGDFEKGRA; from the coding sequence ATGGCCGCCGCGCTCCTCCTTTCTGCTCTCGCCATGAGCGCCATCGTGGGCGTGCGTTATCTGCTGACCAGCGGCGGCTTCGCGCTGGCGACGCATGTGCGCCAGCCCGGGCTTTACGCGCATCTTGGGGACCAGGTCAGGCGGGAGATCGGCTGGTCGCTGGCGTCCGCGCTGATCTATGGCATTCCGGCAGGTATTATAGCCTGGGGCTGGCAAGCGCAGGGGTGGACGCGAATCTACACGGACGTTCATGCCTTTCCGCTCTGGTATCTGCCGGTATCGGTGCTGCTCTATCTCGCGGCGCATGACAGTTGGTTTTACTGGACCCATCGCTGGATGCACCGGCCTCGCCTGTTCCGCATAGCTCACGCCGTCCATCATGCGAGCCGCCCGCCCACGGCCTGGGCGGCGATGAGCTTTCATCCCTGGGAAGCGCTGACGGGGGCGCTCGTCATTCCGGCGCTCGTCTTGCTGATCCCCATTCATGTCGGCGCATTGGGCGCGGTGCTGGCGATCATGACTGTCATGGGCGTGTCGAACCATATGGGGTGGGAGATGTTTCCGCGCTGGCTGGTGCAGGGGCCGGCCGGGCGCTGGTTGATCACGGCCAGCCATCATCAACGGCATCATGAGCTTTATAGCTGCAATTACGGCCTTTATTTCCGTGTATGGGACCGCCTGTGCGGGACCGATCGGGGGTTGGGCGACTTTGAAAAGGGGCGCGCATGA
- a CDS encoding YybH family protein, translated as MKAARAALIAASLLGLVAARPPMRYQPDPSSVFAAEIAFNRLARDKGQWTAFRETAADDAVMFVPQRVMAKQWLKGRTDPPKPVSWTPSVIHVSCDGNLAASTGNWRRPDGSVGYFTTIWRREKNGAWKWVLDHGDTLAAPREAPEFLVGKVATCKRREPGLGARPAPGAKTPAPPADDSLIWTADVAADGSRHVRVRAWNGSGYDVVIDDKVAAPGA; from the coding sequence GTGAAGGCAGCGCGGGCGGCTCTGATCGCGGCCAGCCTGTTGGGGCTGGTGGCCGCGCGGCCGCCGATGCGGTATCAGCCGGACCCGAGTTCGGTCTTTGCGGCCGAGATCGCTTTCAATCGCCTGGCGCGGGACAAGGGGCAGTGGACTGCCTTCCGCGAAACGGCGGCTGACGATGCGGTGATGTTCGTGCCGCAGCGCGTGATGGCGAAACAGTGGCTGAAAGGACGGACCGATCCGCCCAAGCCGGTGAGCTGGACGCCGTCCGTCATCCATGTATCCTGCGATGGCAACCTTGCCGCCAGCACCGGCAACTGGCGGCGGCCGGACGGCTCCGTCGGCTATTTCACGACCATTTGGCGGCGCGAAAAGAATGGCGCGTGGAAATGGGTGCTGGATCATGGCGACACGCTGGCCGCGCCGCGGGAAGCGCCGGAGTTTCTGGTGGGGAAGGTGGCGACATGCAAGCGGCGGGAGCCGGGGCTCGGCGCTCGCCCCGCGCCCGGAGCGAAGACACCAGCGCCGCCCGCCGATGACAGCCTGATCTGGACCGCCGATGTTGCGGCCGATGGCAGCCGCCATGTCAGGGTGCGCGCATGGAATGGCAGCGGCTATGATGTGGTGATCGATGACAAGGTAGCGGCGCCGGGCGCATGA
- the folD gene encoding bifunctional methylenetetrahydrofolate dehydrogenase/methenyltetrahydrofolate cyclohydrolase FolD, whose translation MTIGKIIDGKAFAATLRGKVADGVAAFVKSAGRKPGLAVVLVGEDPASSVYVRNKGKMTVEAGMESLEFKLPASIGEEELLDLVEELNADDRVDGILVQLPLPGHIDEAAVIGAVDPTKDVDGFHVVNSGRLATGQEALVPCTPLGCVMLLKDELGDLTGMEAVVVGRSNIVGKPMAQLLLAENCTVTIAHSRTRDLASVVHRADIVVAAVGRAEMVKGEWIKPGATVIDVGINRVTDTEDGKSRIVGDVATAEALAHVRAITPVPGGVGPMTIAVLLRNTLVAAHARAGLAKPEGL comes from the coding sequence ATGACCATCGGCAAGATCATCGACGGCAAGGCTTTCGCCGCCACGCTGCGGGGCAAGGTGGCGGACGGCGTCGCTGCCTTCGTCAAAAGCGCCGGCCGCAAGCCGGGATTGGCCGTGGTGCTGGTGGGCGAGGACCCGGCCAGTTCCGTCTATGTCCGCAACAAGGGCAAGATGACGGTCGAGGCGGGCATGGAAAGCCTGGAGTTCAAGCTGCCTGCCAGCATCGGCGAGGAAGAGCTGCTGGACCTGGTCGAGGAACTGAACGCGGACGACCGGGTGGATGGCATCCTCGTCCAGCTGCCGCTGCCCGGCCATATCGATGAAGCCGCGGTCATCGGCGCGGTTGACCCGACCAAGGACGTGGACGGCTTCCATGTCGTCAATTCCGGTCGTCTGGCGACCGGGCAGGAGGCGCTGGTGCCCTGCACGCCGCTGGGCTGCGTCATGCTGTTGAAGGATGAGTTGGGCGATTTGACGGGCATGGAGGCGGTGGTTGTCGGCCGCTCCAACATCGTGGGGAAGCCCATGGCGCAGCTGCTGCTGGCGGAAAATTGCACGGTCACCATCGCGCACAGCCGGACGCGCGATCTGGCTTCGGTCGTGCACCGGGCCGACATTGTGGTGGCGGCGGTCGGCCGCGCCGAAATGGTGAAGGGCGAATGGATCAAGCCCGGCGCCACGGTGATCGACGTTGGCATCAACCGCGTGACCGACACGGAAGATGGCAAGAGCCGGATCGTTGGCGACGTCGCCACGGCCGAGGCGCTGGCCCATGTCCGGGCGATCACGCCGGTGCCGGGCGGAGTAGGGCCGATGACGATCGCGGTGCTGCTGCGCAATACGCTGGTCGCGGCGCATGCGCGCGCTGGGTTGGCGAAGCCGGAGGGATTGTGA
- a CDS encoding prephenate dehydratase has protein sequence MENYPAPARVIVADLAAKAAADPSRAIAYQGAPGANSHLAALDYAPDCVPLPCFAFEDAIDAVRNGQAARAIIPIENSLHGRVADMHFLLPESGLHIIDEYFLRIRHCLMAIDDAPVKSAMSHPQALGQCRHYLRERGIQPVAYADTAGAAALVAESKKPGEGAVAPYLAAELYGLKLVAENIEDSDDNMTRFLVLSREPKMPEPGVGPVMTTFLFEVKNVPAALYKAMGGFATNGVNMTKLESYQRGASFAATEFFCDIEGMPGDPAIDRALAELEFHSKWVRMLGSYRQARPRT, from the coding sequence ATGGAAAACTATCCCGCCCCCGCCCGCGTCATCGTCGCGGACCTGGCCGCGAAGGCGGCAGCCGATCCCTCGCGCGCGATCGCCTATCAAGGCGCGCCAGGCGCCAATTCGCATCTGGCGGCGTTGGATTACGCGCCCGATTGCGTGCCGCTGCCCTGCTTCGCCTTTGAAGATGCGATCGATGCGGTGCGCAATGGGCAGGCCGCGCGGGCGATCATCCCGATCGAAAACAGCCTGCATGGCCGGGTCGCCGACATGCATTTCCTACTGCCCGAATCGGGGCTGCACATCATCGACGAATATTTCCTGCGCATCCGGCACTGCCTGATGGCGATCGATGACGCGCCGGTCAAAAGCGCGATGAGCCACCCGCAGGCGCTGGGCCAGTGCCGCCACTATCTGCGTGAGCGGGGCATCCAGCCGGTGGCTTATGCCGATACCGCAGGCGCGGCCGCTCTGGTCGCAGAATCAAAGAAGCCGGGGGAGGGTGCGGTCGCACCCTATCTCGCGGCGGAACTGTACGGCCTGAAGCTGGTGGCGGAGAATATCGAGGATAGCGACGACAATATGACGCGCTTCCTGGTGTTGTCGCGTGAGCCCAAGATGCCGGAACCCGGCGTCGGTCCGGTGATGACGACCTTCCTGTTCGAGGTGAAGAATGTGCCCGCTGCGCTTTACAAGGCGATGGGCGGCTTTGCGACCAACGGCGTCAACATGACCAAGCTGGAAAGCTATCAGCGCGGGGCGAGCTTCGCCGCGACCGAGTTTTTCTGCGACATCGAAGGGATGCCCGGTGATCCGGCGATCGACCGGGCGCTGGCGGAACTGGAGTTCCACAGCAAATGGGTGCGGATGCTGGGCAGCTATCGGCAGGCGCGGCCGCGCACTTGA
- a CDS encoding DUF167 domain-containing protein, with translation MSVWRQDGNDLLLSVRLTPGAAREELGGRWTDEKGADWLGARVRAVPEKGKANAALIALLAKELDWPRSAISLESGDSNRLKRLRIKGGGEALALEHFQVRLNRLTAQEMRR, from the coding sequence GTGAGCGTCTGGCGGCAGGACGGCAACGACCTGCTGCTTTCCGTCCGCCTGACGCCCGGTGCCGCGCGGGAGGAGTTGGGTGGACGGTGGACGGACGAGAAGGGCGCTGACTGGCTGGGCGCGCGCGTCCGCGCTGTCCCCGAAAAGGGCAAGGCGAACGCGGCGCTGATTGCGCTGCTCGCCAAGGAACTGGATTGGCCGCGGAGCGCGATTTCGCTGGAATCGGGCGACAGCAACCGGCTAAAGCGGCTGCGGATCAAGGGCGGCGGTGAAGCGTTGGCGCTGGAGCATTTCCAAGTCAGATTGAACCGTCTGACGGCTCAGGAAATGCGGCGATGA
- a CDS encoding kinase: protein MTTLPGDAPGNNGSAIQALEHLVQQALSGLNTSLTIIGLCGAQGSGKSTLARALKERFDRNGVPTALLSIDDLYRTRVEREMLGRASHPLLRTRGVPRTHDIDLGLGIIASLERGEAAPLPRFDKAADDRLPDSAWEEAAPGTRLLLLEGWCVGARPQSEADLASPVNQLEREEDAEGIWRHFVNSALAGSYQALFARIDRLVFLAAPSFDVVLRWRNEQEEELRGRAPSPGVMSGKEIARFIQHYERLTRHMLDDLPRWADMVIELAEDRSVIAIRNRGGLL from the coding sequence GTGACCACGCTGCCTGGCGATGCACCGGGCAACAATGGCAGCGCTATCCAAGCGCTAGAGCATCTCGTCCAGCAAGCCCTGTCCGGGCTGAACACCTCGCTGACGATTATCGGCCTGTGTGGCGCGCAAGGAAGCGGCAAATCCACGCTGGCACGCGCACTGAAGGAGCGTTTCGATCGAAACGGCGTGCCCACCGCGCTGCTGTCGATCGACGACCTTTATCGCACACGAGTTGAGCGTGAGATGCTCGGCCGCGCCAGCCACCCGCTGTTGCGCACGCGCGGGGTGCCGAGAACGCATGATATAGACCTTGGCCTTGGGATCATCGCGTCATTGGAGCGTGGGGAGGCGGCACCGTTGCCCCGGTTTGACAAGGCTGCCGACGATCGATTGCCGGACAGCGCGTGGGAAGAAGCAGCGCCCGGCACTCGGCTGCTGCTGTTGGAAGGCTGGTGCGTAGGCGCCCGCCCCCAATCAGAGGCAGACTTGGCTTCCCCCGTGAATCAGTTGGAGCGAGAAGAAGACGCAGAGGGCATCTGGCGTCATTTCGTAAACAGCGCATTGGCGGGCAGCTATCAGGCGCTGTTTGCCCGCATCGACCGGCTTGTTTTTCTCGCTGCACCAAGCTTTGATGTGGTCTTGCGCTGGCGGAATGAGCAAGAAGAAGAATTACGCGGCCGCGCGCCTTCACCAGGCGTCATGTCTGGTAAAGAAATTGCCCGCTTCATCCAGCATTATGAACGGCTGACTCGTCATATGCTTGATGACCTTCCCCGCTGGGCTGACATGGTCATAGAATTGGCGGAGGACCGGTCCGTCATAGCTATTCGCAATCGCGGCGGTTTGCTCTGA
- a CDS encoding c-type cytochrome: MADRFNTVAGWALFAGIVALGGGIVSSKYFHDERPEKMGYAIEGVEAEGEGGAAAGPGLNTLLASADVAAGEKVFAKCAACHTVNQGGANGIGPNLYATVGEGIGQGKGGFAFSDALKSKGGNWTFEALDHWLTSPREFAPGTKMTFAGLGNPADRANLIAWLNTQGSNLPLPAADAAPAEASATPAEAASNATNAAESVAGKAPANAAPATGPAAAGK, from the coding sequence ATGGCCGATCGTTTCAACACCGTTGCAGGCTGGGCGTTGTTTGCGGGGATCGTTGCGCTGGGCGGCGGAATCGTCAGCTCCAAATATTTCCATGACGAACGCCCTGAGAAGATGGGCTATGCGATCGAAGGCGTGGAAGCCGAGGGCGAAGGCGGCGCAGCTGCTGGTCCGGGCCTCAACACCCTGCTTGCCAGCGCCGATGTGGCCGCCGGTGAGAAGGTGTTCGCCAAGTGCGCCGCCTGCCACACCGTGAACCAGGGCGGCGCCAACGGCATCGGTCCGAACCTCTACGCCACCGTTGGCGAGGGCATCGGTCAGGGCAAGGGCGGCTTCGCCTTCTCCGACGCGCTCAAGAGCAAGGGCGGCAACTGGACGTTCGAGGCGCTGGATCACTGGCTGACCAGCCCGCGTGAGTTCGCGCCGGGCACCAAGATGACCTTCGCGGGCCTCGGCAACCCCGCCGACCGCGCCAACCTCATCGCCTGGCTGAACACGCAGGGCTCGAACCTGCCCCTGCCCGCCGCCGACGCCGCACCGGCGGAAGCGAGCGCCACGCCCGCTGAAGCCGCAAGCAACGCGACCAATGCAGCGGAAAGCGTCGCGGGCAAGGCCCCAGCCAACGCCGCACCCGCCACCGGCCCGGCCGCTGCTGGCAAGTAA